The genome window ACGGGAATAGCTTTCGATAATCTTCTCCAGTGTAGCCTTGGCAAATTTTGGACTCTCTTCCAGCTGGTCCAAACCAGTGCTTTCAAGTTCTTTGGGTACCAGGTGACGCTTGGCAATTTCAATCTTTTCCTCCGTGATATAACCCGAAACCTCAATGAGTTCCATACGGTCGAGCAATGGACGTGGAATGGTGTTAAGGTCATTTGCCGTTGCGATGAACAATACCTTTGACAGGTCGTAGTCCATGTCAAGGTAGTTGTCATGGAAAGCATTGTTCTGCTCCGGGTCAAGAACCTCTAACAAGGCTGATGAGGGATCACCGTTAATGGTGTTCTGGGTAACCTTATCAATTTCGTCAAGGATGAATACAGGGTTTGATGAGCCTGCCTTCTGAATGTTCTTGATGATGCGACCGGGCATAGCACCAATGTAAGTCTTACGATGTCCTCTGATTTCCGACTCATCATGCAGACCGCCCAGTGAGACACGAACATACTTCCGCTTCATTGCTTCAGCAATACTCTTGCCCAGACTGGTCTTACCCACACCCGGAGGACCATAGAGACAGAGGATTGGCGACTTCAGGCTGCCACGTAACTGAAGGACTGCAATATACTCAAGGATACGCTCCTTCACCTTTTCCATACCATAGTGGTCCTTGTCAAGAATACGTTTCGCACGTTTCAAGTCAAGGTCGTCCTTGGTATATTCATTCCAAGGCAGGCTGACCATCGTCTGCAGGTAATTCACCTGTACGCTATAATCAGGGCTCTGCGGATTCAGTGTTTCAAGTTTGTCTAATTCCTTTTGGAATGTCTTGGCAACATCCTCTGACCACTTTTTGTTCTTTGCCTTTTCAAGCAATTCTTTCTTATCAGGGGCTGAATCTCCGTCACCCAGCTCTTCCTTGATATTCTTGATTTGCTGGTGCAGGAAGTATTCGCGCTGTTGTTCATCAAGGTCCTCACGTGTCTTAGAACGTATATCCTGGCGGAGATGCTGGAACTGGATTTCACGATTCAGCACCTTCATCAATGTGAACAGCCGGTCCTTGATGGAGTTTTCCTCTAACAGCTGAATCTTGTCAGTGACAGAGAAAGGCATGGATGAACATACATAGTTCACGGCAACGACTGGGTTGTTGATGTTGTCGAGGGCAAACTGTGTGTCATCAGGAATATCATCACTGCCGTGGATATACTCCTTTGCCACCATTTTCATGTCCTCGACAGCCGTAGAGAACTCCTTGTCTTTCTTCGGTTCAGCCTCTTCGGGCAAAGAGACGGTGAGTCCCTTCATGAAAGGTTCTATAGCTGTGATTTCCTTTATCTGGCATTTGCCGAGTCCTTGTAGTATAACCGTGCGGTTGCTTCCCTCATAGTTGCCGGGCATGTCAAAGGCACGGACAAAACGTGCATAGACACCTGTCATGTAGATGTCGTCTACCTGCGGGTCGTTGATGTTGCTATCCTTCTGGCTGACAATTGCAATGATTGCATTCGGGTTCTCCTCCAGATACTTGACGAGTGCCAAGGTAGGCTTCCTGCCAACGAGGATAGGAGAGAGGATCCCCGGGAACATAACGAGGTTACGGGTTACGAAAATGGGAATCTCACCATCAACTTGTATGTCCAAGTTGGGCAGGTCCCCCTCGTAATCTGTAATCATCTGTATAGAGCTATTTTGTTTCATAAAGTTCTTTTGTACTTATATTAGCCTGCAAAGTTACAAAATAAAACCGAAAGACTGAAAGAATAGGGGTGCTTTAATTAGCTGATTAGGAAAAAGATGGAGATAAAGCTGTGAGAGGCAATGATAATCTGGGGTGCTTTGCATTTGCTGGTATAGATTCAAGGCAACTTGTTTTTCAGCATGAATGATGGATGGGAGTGGAAAACGTGAACTGTAAGGCTGTTGTTCTGATGCATCCTTTTGCCTTTTCTGTCGGTTTAGGAGACGAGTCTTCTGCATTCCGATAAGTCTGAAAATTATTTACATAAATTCTCTTTTACATTGCTTGTAAACCAAGACGGAAATAGATTTGTTTGTGTGTATGTAACAGTCGGATTGTTAGGCAGTTATGATGTCGTGGAAGTAACAGATGCCGAATTGGGGTTCAATTAAGCCTTAGTTGGACTTCAATTAAGCATCTATTGGACTTCAATTAGTGCTTAGTTGGAACGCAATTAAGCATCTATAGAAATTCATGGGGTGAATTTTCTTGACAAAGTTATGTAAAAATGGGTAATGGGTGATGGATTGTCAGTTATGTTTGTCTGCTATATCTTCTCGTGGTAAGAGGATAGCGTGAGGACTGTAAGTCTGCTCCATCTGAGCGATTTGATTCATGCAGCCAGTCCTTATCTGTGTTGTTCTGAATTTCCTCCAGTTAAAGCAGGTTCTGTAAAGCCTATGTAGAAAGGTCTGTTTTTATGAACGTAATCAGCTTTTTGTACCTTTGTGCTTTCTTTTTCAGTCATATAGCCTGCCGTGGTCTTTCAATAAGAAAGCAAAAAAAGACTTGTCTGAAAGACTGAATACAGGTAAATATTATTCTTCAGAATCTTTGTTAATGTAAAATTCTTTAGTCAGATTATGATACCATTCTGTGCGCGAGTTGTCAGAGTTTGTCAGCACCTCTTCGCTCACACTGCTGTGCACCGTAAGCCCCTTCTTGAATTCAATCATGCAACGTTTGGCAGGTTTTGATGTTCTGGTTTTAATGTTTACTATTCTCTCCGTTGATAATCCATTGAATACAGCTTCTGCTTCAAGTAATTCTTTGTTATCTGAAGGAATGATAACCGACAATGTGCCATGCTCTTTAAGAAGTCTTGCTGCATGAAAAACAAGCTCCTGGTGAGAGAGCGTATCAATATGCCGGGCAGTTGTTCTCTGTTGTAAAGGATTCTTTAACGAATTAATGAAATAGGGAGGATTGCAGACGATGGCATCATATATCCCTTTTTCTTGCGTGTCAGTGCAGGGGTGATAATCTTGCAATGAAGTATTGATTATGTTTATCCTGTCTTTGAAAGGAGACTGCAAGGTGTTAAAACGTGAATCTTCCAATGCACCTTCATCAATCTCTATGCCATCAATGCGTGCGGAAGGGAACCGCTGTGCCATCATCAGGGCCATGAGTCCTGTGCCTGTACCTATGTCAAGAATCTTCAAACCACCTGCAGCCCATGCTCCAAGCAATACACCATCCGTTCCGACTTTCATAGCCGTGTGGTCATCAGTAACATGAAATTTCTTAAAAGTAAAGCCCATCCGTCTGGCTTAGGTTGTTTAAATATTCAACTTGCGAAGTAGGTTCTTGTTGATTGCCTGTACCTTTCTGCTTTGTTTCGTGAGGTCCTGTCGCATGAGGTCGATGTTGAAAAAAATCTCAGAGAAAGCCATCTGCAGCATGTTCGGCTGTCGGTAATCCTTGCCTCCCTTTGGGTTTACAATGATGTTGATGCCCTTCGGGACGATGGAAATATCCACTTCAGCTCCCGATGTGACAGGGTCTCCATCGTAATGGATAATGCCTTCCTTTTTGCGACGGATACGGATATGCTTGGCTTTGAAGGTCTTTATTTTCAGATTCTTATCCAGTGTCTTGTTGAAAAGTTCAATTGCAACTTGCGGTGCATCAATGATGTCGAAAGGCTCCATAATGATAATGTCCAGCAATCCGTCACTCATAGACGCCTGCGGAGCTATATATGCGTTGTTGCCATACTGTGATGCGTTTGCTGCCGATACGAGGAAAGCCTTGTAATGGTGCGTGCCGTCTTCGTCTTCAATCTCGTAGGTCTCCGGCTCATACCGCAGTCCTTCTTCAAGTATCTTCTGCATATAAGTGATAGGACCACGTTTGCCTGCCTCCGCAAACTTCATGGATATGAAAGCATCAAAGCCCATTCCGCAGGTACAGAAGAAAGGATGCCCGTTGATGATGCCATAGTCGAGTTCCCTTACGTCGTAGAGGTTGAGAATGTCAACACACTTTTTCAGATTCATCGGCAGGTTCAGATGCCTGGCAAGACCGTTCCCTGAACCGCAGGGAAGTATGCCCATGGCAGTCTTGGTGTTGATGAGTGACCTTCCTACTTCATTGACAGTGCCGTCTCCGCCCACCGCAACAACAATGTCAACACCTTCCTGCACAGCTTCCTGTGCAAGCTCTGTTGCATGACCAGCATGCTGTGTTTCTGCAATGCGGTAGTCAAACTTGTTTTTGTCAAGACGTTCTTCTATAAGGTCAGGGATGCCTGCCTTGCTGACTGTACCCGATATAGGGTTGAGAATGAAAACGATATTCTTTTTATTCATTATGCCAAGATAATCAGCGCATGTTTTTTCCTTGACAAAGATACATATTTATCGGTTATGTCATGGATATTGAGGGGTAAAAATCTTTAAAAATCACTTTTCTAACCAAAAACTCCGTTTTATCATTCTAAATTAGTAACTTTGCAGCCTGAAAAATAATTTTAAGTAGTCATTGGCTACACCATATTAAAAATAATGGGACAGTTACAAGACAAGTACAAGAGCTACCGCGATCCGCAGAAGTTTATGGATGCTGGTGTTTATCCTTACTTCCGTGAGATTACAAGTAAGCAAGGAACAGAAGTTACGGATATTGATGGCAACGAGATTCTTATGTTTGGTTCTAACGCCTACACAGGCCTGCCAAACGATCAGCGTGTGATTGATGCTGCTCATCGTGCCCTTGACAAGTATGGCTCAGGATGTGCCGGAAGCCGTTTCCTGAACGGTACACTCGACCTTCATGTACAGTTGGAGAAAGAACTGGCTGCTTTTGAAGGCAAGGATGAGGCACTTGTCTTCTCTACAGGTTTTGCAGTTAATGCTGGTGTTCTCTCCGTGGTTGTAGGACGTGGTGATTATATTATCTGTGATGACCGTGACCATGCGAGTATCGTGGACGGACGTCGTCTGAGTTTTGCTACCCAGCTTCACTACAAGCATAATGATATGGAAGATTTGGAGCGTGTTCTCCAGAAACTTCCTGAGGAAGCTGTCAAACTGATTGTTGTTGATGGTGTCTTCTCAATGGAAGGTGACCTTGCTAATCTGCCTGCAATCGTTGAACTGAAGCACAAGTACAACTGCTCTATCATGGTTGATGAGGCTCATGGCATAGGTGTCTTTGGTCGCCAGGGAAGAGGTGTCTGTGACCATTTCGGTTTGACGGATGAAGTAGACCTCATTATGGGTACGTTCTCAAAGAGTCTGGCATCAATCGGTGGTTTCATTGCTGGTGACAAGGATACTATCAATTATCTTCGTCACACCTGCCGTACTTACATTTTCTCTGCAAGTAATGCACCTGCAGCAACAGCTGCTGCCCTGGAGGCACTTCATATTCTTGAGCAGGAGCCGGAACGTTTGGAGCAACTTTGGAAGGTAACCAATTATGCCTTGAAGCGTTTCAGGGAAGAAGGCTTTGAAATCGGTGATACAGAGAGTCCTATCATTCCGCTTTATGTCCGTGATATTGAAAAGACTTTCGTTGTAACCAAGCTGGCATACGAGGCTGGTGTGTTCATCAATCCTGTTATTCCTCCAGCTTGTGCTCCGCAGGATACATTGGTTCGTTTTGCCTTGATGGCTACTCATACAAAGGATCAGGTTGAGCGTGGTGTTCAGGCTTTGGCTAAGATATTCAGAGCACAGGGTCTTATTAAGTAAGTAAAGTATATTCCTCGTAAAAGGAGTTTATGATATTAAGAGGCGAAGGGATTATTCTTTTAGAGTAATCTCTTCGTCTTTTTTGTGTCTATACCCTTATTAAGCCTTTTAGATTATATGATGGAAACCTCTTTGACTATTATTGCTGTCCGATAAAACTGTTCCCATATAAGCTGGTCATTATAGTGGTTTATTATTATTATGACAATAACAGACCCTTTTTCCCGTTTTCACCCGATATGTTGGTGTACATCACGCATGGTGCTGTTGGTAAACACCAGTCGTGTTGAGGCTGAACACCAATGGTGTTTAGTACTCAACACCTTGCAATATGTAGTCGGGAGAGAAGAAACTTGTTGTAAGAAAAGAGTTGTACTACTAAAGGTAAACAAAACTTATTTGGTTAGGAGACTTATTTTTCTTAAGACGTCGGGTAACAAAAAGCAAGCAGAAAGGATGAAAACAAGTCTGAAATGAATGAAAGCAGAAAGGACGTAAAAGCAAAGAATCAACTGGTTTAGAAGAATAATACTAAAATCTTCTCTGCTTTCAATCCTTATCTGTAATCTTTTCGTTAACTTTGTGGCATGAAACGATTGATTAACTGGAAAGAATTCGCAGTGCTCTTCATTGTTATCGGGGGGCTCTACTATATCACTAAGTCATGGCTGATTACAGGTGGCGTGCTTGCCCTCCTGTTGTTGATAGATGGCTTGCTGCGCCAATATGACCATAAAAAACGGGGTGAGAAGCAGGCTGAGGATATAAAGAAAAAATTGGAGGAGGAATAAGGAATGCTCTGTCGGTTGTCTATGTTACACATCTGGCAACCTTATCCCTTATTAATCTCCAAGAAGGGGATGTGATGACCGATATTAATTAGGAGAAAGTGTCGTTACATCAGGGGGAAGAATGTAGAGATGTATGAATTTGTATATCCATCAAGAACAGTGGTAATGGATTCACAGAAAGTGCATTCATGTAGAAAAAGATATGGAAAAGTTATTAGAACTATATAAGAAATGGAAGGGTAGTGTACCTGCCAATGTAGAGAAGCTGGAAGGAGCTGGAAGTAATCGTGAGTATTTCCGGATGGCAGATGAAGATGGAGAAACGATCATTGGCGTTATCGGTACA of Prevotella fusca JCM 17724 contains these proteins:
- a CDS encoding tRNA1(Val) (adenine(37)-N6)-methyltransferase, with the translated sequence MGFTFKKFHVTDDHTAMKVGTDGVLLGAWAAGGLKILDIGTGTGLMALMMAQRFPSARIDGIEIDEGALEDSRFNTLQSPFKDRINIINTSLQDYHPCTDTQEKGIYDAIVCNPPYFINSLKNPLQQRTTARHIDTLSHQELVFHAARLLKEHGTLSVIIPSDNKELLEAEAVFNGLSTERIVNIKTRTSKPAKRCMIEFKKGLTVHSSVSEEVLTNSDNSRTEWYHNLTKEFYINKDSEE
- the spt gene encoding serine palmitoyltransferase, with amino-acid sequence MGQLQDKYKSYRDPQKFMDAGVYPYFREITSKQGTEVTDIDGNEILMFGSNAYTGLPNDQRVIDAAHRALDKYGSGCAGSRFLNGTLDLHVQLEKELAAFEGKDEALVFSTGFAVNAGVLSVVVGRGDYIICDDRDHASIVDGRRLSFATQLHYKHNDMEDLERVLQKLPEEAVKLIVVDGVFSMEGDLANLPAIVELKHKYNCSIMVDEAHGIGVFGRQGRGVCDHFGLTDEVDLIMGTFSKSLASIGGFIAGDKDTINYLRHTCRTYIFSASNAPAATAAALEALHILEQEPERLEQLWKVTNYALKRFREEGFEIGDTESPIIPLYVRDIEKTFVVTKLAYEAGVFINPVIPPACAPQDTLVRFALMATHTKDQVERGVQALAKIFRAQGLIK
- a CDS encoding diacylglycerol/lipid kinase family protein; this translates as MNKKNIVFILNPISGTVSKAGIPDLIEERLDKNKFDYRIAETQHAGHATELAQEAVQEGVDIVVAVGGDGTVNEVGRSLINTKTAMGILPCGSGNGLARHLNLPMNLKKCVDILNLYDVRELDYGIINGHPFFCTCGMGFDAFISMKFAEAGKRGPITYMQKILEEGLRYEPETYEIEDEDGTHHYKAFLVSAANASQYGNNAYIAPQASMSDGLLDIIIMEPFDIIDAPQVAIELFNKTLDKNLKIKTFKAKHIRIRRKKEGIIHYDGDPVTSGAEVDISIVPKGINIIVNPKGGKDYRQPNMLQMAFSEIFFNIDLMRQDLTKQSRKVQAINKNLLRKLNI
- the lon gene encoding endopeptidase La: MKQNSSIQMITDYEGDLPNLDIQVDGEIPIFVTRNLVMFPGILSPILVGRKPTLALVKYLEENPNAIIAIVSQKDSNINDPQVDDIYMTGVYARFVRAFDMPGNYEGSNRTVILQGLGKCQIKEITAIEPFMKGLTVSLPEEAEPKKDKEFSTAVEDMKMVAKEYIHGSDDIPDDTQFALDNINNPVVAVNYVCSSMPFSVTDKIQLLEENSIKDRLFTLMKVLNREIQFQHLRQDIRSKTREDLDEQQREYFLHQQIKNIKEELGDGDSAPDKKELLEKAKNKKWSEDVAKTFQKELDKLETLNPQSPDYSVQVNYLQTMVSLPWNEYTKDDLDLKRAKRILDKDHYGMEKVKERILEYIAVLQLRGSLKSPILCLYGPPGVGKTSLGKSIAEAMKRKYVRVSLGGLHDESEIRGHRKTYIGAMPGRIIKNIQKAGSSNPVFILDEIDKVTQNTINGDPSSALLEVLDPEQNNAFHDNYLDMDYDLSKVLFIATANDLNTIPRPLLDRMELIEVSGYITEEKIEIAKRHLVPKELESTGLDQLEESPKFAKATLEKIIESYSRESGVRQLEKQINKAMRKLAFRQAMDKQLPYTKVTPDKLEDLLGKPPFTRDIYQGNKYAGVVTGLAWTSFGGEILFIETSLSKGKTGKLTLTGNLGDVMKESAVIALEYVKAHINALDVDYRIFDQWNIHIHVPEGATPKDGPSAGITIATSIASALTQRKVRKNTAMTGEITLRGKVLPVGGIKEKILAAKRAGITDIVMCSENKKDIEEIPEVYRKGLDFHFVENIQQVWDFALTDEKVDHPVDFTIAEDKKEETK